A part of Streptomyces sp. DSM 40750 genomic DNA contains:
- a CDS encoding AfsR/SARP family transcriptional regulator produces MGITVLGPFTATYRQSSFVPSATKPRQVLALLALQADRVVTVPTLMEEIWGEELPRSAATTLQTYILQLRRKLSATLECDADAKEVLVTRHGGYLLRAQPGRLDAQEFEKLAALGGGALEAGDDRTASKLLSQALGLWLGPALVDVKVGRVLELDVVRLEEKRMTVLEQRIDADLRLGRHGEVVPELSVLAARHPMHETFCAQLMTALYRAGGSWRALEVYQRLRSALVKELGLEPSERLRRLHQAVLSGEEITDHRSFATSHSRTAARLSDRPTAA; encoded by the coding sequence ATGGGCATCACGGTTCTCGGGCCGTTCACCGCCACCTACCGACAGTCGTCGTTCGTCCCCAGTGCCACCAAACCCCGCCAGGTCCTGGCGCTCCTGGCACTGCAGGCTGATCGCGTCGTCACCGTGCCGACCCTGATGGAGGAAATCTGGGGCGAGGAGCTGCCGCGCAGCGCCGCCACGACACTGCAGACCTACATCCTGCAGTTGCGCCGCAAGCTCTCCGCCACCCTGGAGTGCGACGCCGATGCGAAGGAGGTGCTGGTGACACGGCACGGTGGGTATCTCCTGCGGGCCCAGCCCGGGCGGTTGGACGCACAGGAATTCGAGAAACTGGCCGCCTTGGGAGGCGGAGCCCTCGAGGCGGGTGACGACCGCACGGCCTCCAAACTCCTCAGCCAGGCCCTCGGGCTCTGGCTCGGGCCCGCCCTGGTGGATGTGAAGGTGGGCCGAGTGCTGGAGCTGGACGTCGTCCGCCTGGAGGAGAAGCGGATGACCGTCCTGGAGCAGCGGATCGACGCGGACCTCAGACTGGGCCGCCATGGCGAAGTGGTCCCGGAACTCTCCGTGCTGGCCGCCCGGCACCCCATGCACGAGACGTTCTGCGCGCAGCTCATGACGGCCCTCTATCGGGCCGGCGGCTCGTGGCGGGCCCTGGAGGTCTACCAGCGGTTACGCTCCGCCCTGGTGAAGGAACTGGGCCTGGAGCCCTCGGAACGACTGCGGCGGCTGCACCAGGCGGTGCTCTCCGGCGAGGAGATCACCGACCACCGCAGCTTCGCCACATCCCACAGCCGCACCGCGGCCCGGCTGAGCGACCGGCCGACCGCCGCCTGA
- a CDS encoding thioesterase II family protein, translated as MTQVSSPESRLTLYCLPHAGGSARPYGRLEAAVPRGVRVVPLELPGHGRRLRERPLRDMGQVVTEVIRLMGEGRGRPFALFGHSFGALVGYETTRRLRQLGTPPELLLVSGRNSAAWPLSHEPLHLLPDPSFAAGLSRMGGIPEALLAEPAVLRVYLPSLRADLRMVETYAHTHREPLEVPIAAFAGLQDRLTDPAGMAAWAELTSRPFDLTLLRGGHFFLDEPEFRTAMESRLGRIGPPAVAAATGSGSTAGPEHGRERSRVPGGTTAELSEEEI; from the coding sequence ATGACGCAGGTCTCCTCCCCCGAGAGCCGGCTGACTCTCTACTGTCTGCCGCACGCCGGCGGCAGCGCACGGCCGTACGGCCGCCTGGAGGCGGCGGTGCCACGGGGAGTACGGGTGGTCCCGTTGGAACTGCCCGGCCACGGGAGGCGGCTGCGCGAGCGCCCGCTGCGGGACATGGGGCAGGTCGTGACCGAGGTGATCCGTCTGATGGGGGAGGGCCGGGGCCGGCCCTTCGCCCTGTTCGGCCACAGCTTCGGCGCACTCGTCGGCTACGAGACCACGCGGCGTCTGCGGCAGTTGGGCACACCGCCCGAACTGCTGCTCGTCTCCGGGCGGAACAGCGCCGCATGGCCGCTGTCCCACGAGCCCCTCCACCTGCTTCCGGATCCGTCGTTCGCGGCCGGGCTGAGCCGGATGGGGGGCATCCCGGAAGCCCTGCTCGCGGAGCCGGCGGTGCTGCGGGTGTACCTGCCGTCGCTCCGCGCCGACCTGCGGATGGTCGAGACCTACGCACATACGCACAGGGAGCCGCTGGAGGTGCCGATCGCCGCCTTCGCGGGACTCCAGGACCGGCTGACCGATCCGGCGGGCATGGCAGCCTGGGCCGAGCTCACCTCACGGCCCTTCGATCTGACGCTGCTGCGCGGGGGCCACTTCTTCCTCGACGAGCCGGAGTTCCGGACGGCCATGGAGTCCCGGCTGGGCCGGATCGGTCCACCGGCCGTCGCGGCGGCGACCGGGTCGGGCTCAACCGCGGGACCGGAGCATGGACGCGAACGGTCCCGCGTACCAGGAGGCACGACGGCAGAGCTCTCCGAGGAGGAGATATGA
- a CDS encoding sensor histidine kinase: protein MLGRRWTDGLDRLPDQDIPTHWLTRIITVVPLAWIALQCLLDALAEQPRPAPVIALLTLVVAAQMAVVTVGTRCRTNGQLLAILCAQAALTYLPILWYGAPWARMTGPLAASVLLVNMRGVWLVWSLVVASSLGIAWAEVPFLTAVSYAMYTVLAGWMIWGFSRLSSLVAEVHAERSELARAAVTRERLRFSRDLHDLLGGSISAVILKGELAHRLVPAEERRARQEIAAVLDISRQALAELRVVAKGYRYPMSFAAEQESVRSVLTTAGVDVTMMTEPDRLDPALDAVLAIVLREGSTNILKHSNAGNCHVTLTVSHGTARLVMVNDGVVPSATGQHGGQGLANIGARLAEFGGRTEAGVHKDGLFHLVAEAPLWLAEPPLRLTEVPLRLAEAPLPLPNCRAAAVEATGGRESAPAWGRSARNESKRPCTPESCSPRMSLWSAEHWPPSWSWRRI from the coding sequence GTGCTCGGGAGGCGGTGGACGGACGGACTGGACCGGCTGCCGGACCAAGACATCCCCACGCACTGGCTGACCCGGATCATCACCGTCGTTCCACTCGCGTGGATCGCCTTGCAGTGTCTGCTCGACGCGCTGGCCGAGCAGCCCCGACCCGCGCCCGTCATCGCTCTCCTGACGCTCGTGGTCGCCGCTCAGATGGCCGTCGTGACGGTGGGGACGCGGTGCCGGACGAACGGCCAACTGCTGGCGATCCTCTGTGCGCAGGCCGCGCTGACCTATCTGCCCATCCTTTGGTACGGCGCTCCCTGGGCCCGTATGACGGGGCCACTGGCCGCTTCGGTCCTGCTGGTCAACATGCGCGGGGTCTGGCTCGTCTGGTCTCTGGTCGTCGCCAGCTCCCTGGGCATCGCCTGGGCGGAGGTGCCGTTCCTCACGGCTGTCTCGTACGCCATGTACACGGTGTTGGCGGGATGGATGATCTGGGGATTCAGCAGACTCTCCAGTCTCGTCGCCGAGGTGCACGCCGAGCGGAGCGAACTGGCCAGGGCAGCGGTGACGCGGGAGCGGCTGCGCTTCTCGCGGGACCTCCACGACCTGTTGGGGGGCAGCATCTCCGCCGTCATCCTGAAGGGGGAGCTGGCCCATCGACTGGTTCCGGCCGAGGAACGCCGCGCCCGTCAGGAGATCGCGGCGGTGCTGGACATCTCGCGCCAGGCCCTCGCCGAGCTGCGTGTGGTGGCCAAGGGCTACCGGTACCCCATGTCGTTCGCGGCCGAGCAGGAGTCGGTGCGGTCGGTCCTGACCACGGCCGGGGTGGACGTGACCATGATGACCGAGCCCGACCGGCTGGACCCGGCGCTCGACGCCGTCCTGGCCATCGTGTTGAGGGAAGGAAGCACCAACATCCTCAAGCACAGCAATGCCGGAAACTGCCACGTCACGCTCACCGTGTCCCACGGAACCGCGCGGCTCGTCATGGTGAACGACGGCGTCGTCCCGTCCGCCACGGGGCAGCACGGTGGCCAGGGACTGGCCAATATCGGCGCCCGCCTGGCGGAGTTCGGCGGCCGGACGGAGGCGGGCGTCCACAAGGACGGTCTCTTCCATCTCGTCGCGGAGGCGCCACTCTGGCTCGCGGAGCCACCACTGCGGCTCACGGAGGTGCCACTGCGGCTCGCGGAGGCGCCACTGCCGCTTCCGAACTGTCGGGCGGCCGCTGTCGAAGCAACGGGGGGCAGGGAAAGTGCACCGGCGTGGGGCCGGAGCGCGCGGAACGAAAGTAAACGACCATGCACACCAGAATCCTGCTCGCCGAGGATGTCCCTATGGTCCGCGGAGCACTGGCCGCCCTCCTGGAGCTGGAGGCGGATCTGA
- a CDS encoding response regulator transcription factor: MHTRILLAEDVPMVRGALAALLELEADLTVVASVSRGDDIVPTALETRPDVAVLDIDLPGTDGLTAATELHQKLPSCRTLILTSFGGPGMLRRALAAQVSGYLLKDAPPSQLARSVRAVAAGQRAIDSELLLDAWNYPESPLSARETEVLRQTARGADVGEIANGLCLSKGTVQNYLTSVVTKLGARNRIDAVRIAYDQGWLP; encoded by the coding sequence ATGCACACCAGAATCCTGCTCGCCGAGGATGTCCCTATGGTCCGCGGAGCACTGGCCGCCCTCCTGGAGCTGGAGGCGGATCTGACCGTCGTGGCCTCAGTGAGCAGGGGGGACGACATCGTACCGACCGCTCTCGAGACCCGGCCCGACGTCGCGGTGCTCGACATCGATCTCCCCGGCACGGACGGGCTCACCGCGGCGACGGAACTCCATCAGAAGCTCCCCAGCTGCCGCACCCTGATCCTCACCTCCTTCGGCGGCCCGGGCATGCTGCGACGCGCACTGGCCGCGCAGGTGTCGGGGTACCTGCTCAAGGACGCCCCGCCCAGCCAGCTCGCCAGGTCGGTGCGTGCGGTCGCCGCCGGTCAGCGCGCCATCGACTCCGAGCTGCTGCTGGACGCCTGGAACTACCCGGAGAGTCCCCTCTCGGCCCGCGAGACGGAGGTCCTGCGGCAGACCGCCCGAGGTGCCGACGTCGGCGAGATAGCGAACGGCCTGTGCCTGTCCAAAGGGACCGTGCAGAACTACCTGACCTCCGTCGTCACCAAGCTCGGTGCCCGGAACCGCATCGACGCGGTCCGGATCGCCTACGACCAGGGCTGGTTGCCCTGA